Genomic window (Roseivirga sp. 4D4):
CAAACTTTCAAGAATTTTGAAGTCCTAATTATTGAAGACGGATCTAGAGAAACTTGTGATAAGGTTGTGAATAACTTTAGCAGTACACTGGATATTCACTACTATTTTAAGGAGAATTCAGGGCAAGGATTTACTAGAAATTACGGCTTTGATAAGGCTAGAGGAGACTACTTGGTGGTTTTCGACTCTGACTGTTTGATTCCATCTTCATATTTTGAAACAGTTGAGAAATTTCTAGAAGAAAATAAAGTCGATGCTTTCGGAGGACCAGATGCAGCGCATGAGTCATTTACAGATTTACAAAAGGCCATCAGTTATTCAATGACATCTCCTTTTACCACTGGCGGCATTCGAGGAAATAAAAAGCATGTTGGCCGATTTCACCCAAGAAGTTTTAACATGGGTATCTCCAAGCAGGTCTATGAAGTCACTAAAGGGTATAAACTGACCAGAATGGGAGAGGATATTGAGTTTAGCATTAGAATTATCAATGAAGGATTCTCCACCGCCCTTATTGAAGATGCCTATGTTTACCATAAGAGGCGAACCAGTCTTTCTCAGTTTTACAAACAACTTCACTTTTTTGGGAGAGCCAGGATCAATGTAAACAGGTTCTTTCCTGGTGAGTTAAAACCCATTCATCTGTTGCCGGCACTTTTTACCGCAGGTTTGGGAATATGGTTAAGTACGATTATGTGGAGTTATGATCTCTTTAGGTTAGGCGCAGCTGTGTTGTCGACATTTTTCCTTTTGATATTAATCCATGCCCTGACTAAGACCAAAAGCCTGAAAGTCGCACTAATGAGCTTGGTGACCTCCTTTATTCAATTGTTTGCTTATGGCATGGGTATGATTTCCGAAAAGCTTAGTCCCAGGGGCAATCAGCCCTTCGCGCAGAAATAAATAATCTCATTAGCGGGTAGGGCATACCGATCGACCTTTTCCCTTGGTAGCTCCATGACAAACCTGTCTTCAGTGACATTAAAGCCAGCTTTTTCTAACCGTTTTCCATAATCTAGCCCAAATAAGCGCACATGATCATCTTGCCAGTAAATGCGTTCTCTTTCTTTTGGGTCCGTAATTGTAGGATCTTCTAAGGTGGTATCTCTGCTATAATCTTGTGGAGACTGGATAATCGCCCAACCACCAGGCTTTAGAACCCTATGAATTTCACTCATTGCTTTGATGTCATCCTCTACATGTTCCATTACGTGATTGCAGAAAACCACGTTGAATGTATTGTCTTCAAAGGGGATGTCATGAACATCCATTTTGACATCAGCAAGAGGAGACTCGAGGTCAGCCGATGTATAATCGATATTCTGCATGGATTTAAACTTCTTGATAAAACATAGCTCTGGTGCTATGTGTAAAAGTTTAAGGTCCTCTGTAAAGAAATTTGTCCTCTCTTTGAGGTAAAGCCACATGAGGCGATGTCTTTCTAAAGATAGGGAGTCTGGACACAGAGCATTAGGTCTGGGGTTTAGACGTCCGTAAGGAAGAAATTCCCGATATGATATCTCACAAATAGGGCATTCGACCTTATTTCCTCTCATGAAAAGGCTAATAAACCTAAGCCCGTAGTGGCTGAAGTACTGAAGATACTTGCGAGGAACGTTCCTCAACATGAAGCTGATGAGCTTTTTCATGAATAAAATTTCGACAAAGATAGAAATCCATTGTTAAGTATTTCTGACCATCTACATTATGATTAACCTTATGGTCTTGTCTATTTGCCGTTCTTATAAATCAAAGAATCGGATTAAACGCTGGGCCCTTTCAAAACATCTAAATAAGTATGGATTTTTCCGTCTGTCGTTAAACATTTACAATAGGTAAGGGTTTACAGACTGGATTAGAGGAGTTTATAACTATTGGGGTAGTTATTGATTATTTCAGAGGTTTCAAACTTTTTTGGACGGAGAGAAAGAGAATTTTATAAAGTATAATTTCGCAAAGCGTTTAAAAGATATAGCGTTTAATTAAACAATCATGAGAAATAAGTTAATCATTTTTGGTGTCGTCATAGTAGTGGTAATCATTGCGGCTGTGCAGATTTTTAATCCTTCGAAAGCTGAAGAAACTACATCGCTTTATGCTATGGCCGAAAGAGGTGAGTTTACAGTTGAAGTAACTACGACCGGTGAATTGTCGGCTGAAAGATCGACAAAAATTATTGGTCCGGCTTCCGCTCGGGATTTTGGTATCAGGACAATGACCGTTCAAAGGTTAGTAGCAGAAGGCACGCAAGTGAGTGCTGGTGAATTTGTTGCTCAACTTGATCCGGGGGAACTCTATGACAAGATTCAGGCTGAAAAAGACAGGTTGGATGCTGAGACCGCTGAGTATGACAATGCTAAAATTGATACGGCATTAACCTTGAGCGCTGAGCGAGATAAACTAATCAACCTTGATTACAATATTGAAGAGAAGCAGCTTCAGCTAGAGCAATCTCAGTATGAGCCGCCAGCAACAATCAAGAAATATGAGAAT
Coding sequences:
- a CDS encoding glycosyltransferase, which gives rise to MNFYSIIIPVYNRPDEVRELLESLTAQTFKNFEVLIIEDGSRETCDKVVNNFSSTLDIHYYFKENSGQGFTRNYGFDKARGDYLVVFDSDCLIPSSYFETVEKFLEENKVDAFGGPDAAHESFTDLQKAISYSMTSPFTTGGIRGNKKHVGRFHPRSFNMGISKQVYEVTKGYKLTRMGEDIEFSIRIINEGFSTALIEDAYVYHKRRTSLSQFYKQLHFFGRARINVNRFFPGELKPIHLLPALFTAGLGIWLSTIMWSYDLFRLGAAVLSTFFLLILIHALTKTKSLKVALMSLVTSFIQLFAYGMGMISEKLSPRGNQPFAQK
- a CDS encoding class I SAM-dependent methyltransferase, with product MKKLISFMLRNVPRKYLQYFSHYGLRFISLFMRGNKVECPICEISYREFLPYGRLNPRPNALCPDSLSLERHRLMWLYLKERTNFFTEDLKLLHIAPELCFIKKFKSMQNIDYTSADLESPLADVKMDVHDIPFEDNTFNVVFCNHVMEHVEDDIKAMSEIHRVLKPGGWAIIQSPQDYSRDTTLEDPTITDPKERERIYWQDDHVRLFGLDYGKRLEKAGFNVTEDRFVMELPREKVDRYALPANEIIYFCAKG